ATGGAGGGACAGgaggagagagaaacagagaggaaACACGTTGGATGAGTTAACAAGATGAGTTAAACCTCAAATTGAGGCACAAATAAACATGGATGAAACCGAAGACAATTACCTGACCCAACCAAGACATCTGGGTTGCCAAAGGTCACAGCAGCAGTGAAATCTTCTCCTTTGAATTCAGCATCTCCTTGCCAGTTCACAAACTTCTGCTGCTGAGTCTGATTGAGATTGTATGTCCAgtaatgcattaatattacaGCATAACTAATCATAAAATCACCATATATAGGCTCTTTTCACAAATACACACCTGGAATACAAATTTCGAGCGCACTCTGTCTGTGATCTGATGAATAATCTGTGCATTTAGGCTCCCCGTGTTGTCCATGTCACCAACCATGACAGGAAAGGCCTGATAAAAATATTTAGGTAAACTATAAATATTTGGATAAACGGCACAAATCCcttttttcaaattaaacagCCTTTGTTctggaaaatatatttatatttatttatattgcaagCTAAATTTGTGTACCTCTGCTGGTCCTGTTTGTTTGGTCCCCACATAAGTAGCTCCAAACCTGTAACTGGAATCTCCTAGAGTGCTTAACAACACCGTGTGGTTGACctatgaaataaaacaagagaTGATGTTGATGATCAAGAATACTTCCTTTAACAACATGGCCCAAGAAAATCCACCAGTGGACACACTGGACTGACCTGGAAGTGGTTGCTCAAGCCCTTGTTCACTGTTAGTCTAACACCCTCCATCTGCATAGGAAACACCTCTGAGGGACAAACAGACATTAgtgtaaaaacatttgaatttgtaattatgaaaATTCAAAGTAAAGTCATACAAGATACAGCTGAATTGGGAATGGCCTTTAAGTTCCAAAGAAattcctgaatttgaattgaattttaacTGAGGAAGCAGGAtataaaattcaaatttaaatataagaAAGATTAAAATGGAATGTAgttgaaaattttttttatataactgcTTTATATTAATCTGCTGAACACAATTTTAGTATGAATCacctgtaaatgtaaatgttatcaTAAAAATGaggaattttaaaaaatgctgtccAAAAATactttactgttcaaaagttttgtggTCTGTAAGAACTTTTACAAATCTttttctcaccaaggctgcatttaaatggtctaaaatacaataaaaacaatttacaatttaaaaagtaGTTTATTCCCGTGAaggcaaagcttaattttcagcagccattactccaaaCATCAGTGTcgcacgatccttcagaaattattctaatatgatgattaggtgctcaagaaacatttcttattatcagtgtagaaactgtgatacatttaaGGATTTTTCAGGagtacaaatacaaatcttttgtaacattatgtctttacagtcacttttgatcaatgttgTTCATccttattattatattataataatagtattaatcagtattaatttcttgaaaacaaaatctcaaaattcaaatatttatatatatatgataacataacatttaaattaaaactttgttAATAGTTTTGTAATGACTTCAATATCATAATCtcttaaaaaaagaattatttTCATACCTTTGCATTTGCGGTGGCACTCTTCAAAGCCACCGGGGTTTGAAAGGGGAGGCTCAGTCTCCTGGTGCCCAGATGAAGAGCTGCCAGGCACAGAGACGGGGGACACGGAGGGCATCGTGAATCCTGGTGGGACTGACACCAAACCTGGTCCACCTGGCCCAGGTGCAGGAGGGCTGGGGGCACTGGCAGCCAACACACTGCCCATTCTTAAACAGGACAGagaaataatgtaatgtaatcagTAGTGGTTGGCTCTAAAATCAGTAGTTTTCATTTGTGAACGATAACGATACGATAAGCATGCATGTCATGTTTAGGCAGTAAGTCCCTGAAGGTCTTTTGCATAAAGGAAATTACTTAACAATTGGATTTGTACGATTAGAAGCTGCAGTTGTTTCGTTAAGCATTCAGGTTAAAATTCAACGCATAATCCTCTCACAAATTAGCTTGAAAGCTAAAAGCCACATGATTTTTGCTATTCGTGAGACACTACAGACACTGGAAATATAAACGCCGTTTAGATTTAACAAGTAGCAATATTTCTAGCTGAGAACCCCTAAAGGGTGCTGTagatttttttagaaaataaactcaATGACAACTCACGTTGAGCTTCACAGAGGACGGTTCTCCAGATTACAAAACCACGTGTTCTTCTAACGATGTTCgttttgtgaatgattcattctgtCAGAGTCGGATCTTCTCAACGAGTCTGTTGAATCGCTTCACAAAACCCCAGTGTCATTACTCGTTTACGAGTCGGACAGAATGGTTCATGTAACGAACAGTCCGAGCGGTTCTCGTGTCaattatatgcatatattttgccGTTAAGTTGCATTATGTCTTCAACaaacttaaaactaaaacacCCTCATCATAAAATGTGATAGAAAAAAAGTTTCTGCGCAGCGATGACGCAATTACGTCACGACGTAAAATAATTCCTCAGTGAGTTTATTCACTGTTCAAAAGAACCGATTCGTGGAAACGAGTCAGACTACCTTTACGCCTCCGCCCGGTAGCCCTCCTACTTTCAGCTCGAGAAAACCAAAGCTAAATGGCTATTGGTCTGTTAACCTGACAATCACTACGTAAAAATGAAGCGGGTTTGAGAGAGCGAACACAAAGTAAAAGGGCATTTGCGTGAAGGTCAACGAATGGGTTTTGGAGGTCGCATGGGTTCCCATAACCTGAACTGTAAGATGTacatagaattaaaaaaacaaacagaactaGAGTTTAGTCATTCGATTTATGCAATGGATccttaatgaaataaatattgaaaaccCCGGACTAAGTACTGTAACAACTAGTCATTTTAAAACTCTCCtctaataaacagcaaatgtTTCCaattagtaaataatatttataacaatGAAATAGGAATTaggtatataataaatattattaatgataataacaacaatatagGACACAATTTAATAAGATTTATGGACACATTCGAGTGACAAATTTGTGTTCAAATTGAACAagtcagaaaaagaaaaaaagaaaagtagattcacaaaaattatttactACAGTCAATTCAATAAGAAACAGTTTaccaatttaaatgttaaagtgtTTCCTTTGGAAAATTTCAAAAAAATACATCCCCTGATACAGATACTTTTCCACATTCACATAAAGAAAAACTGTACCGTTATCTCTCATATGAATGTAATAAAGTTTGGGACAGATGGCACATTCATTCTATTTCAAGCTATAATACATACTATAACCTCGAGCTATTCAAATAAACAATAGAGACATAACAAAAATCGCTCACGAGCATTAAACCATTCTTGCATCAATTAGAAACGATATCACGCATCAAAATTTTTCTCTCTCCAGAAATCCTatacaaaatgtacattaaacAATTGTCCCCATAACATCTGCTCCTCACTTCCATTAGCTGTGATAAACCATATAAAACATAAGGAAAAATTCACAGCTCATCACTGCATGACAGAATGGATAAAGAATTAAATTTTGTCCACTACAATATGATTTTGAAATATGCTAATAGAcctaaacaaaaaccttttgaGTAGCACAGCATCACCAGCAGAAATTTGCAATCTGGCTCAAGGTTTCCTAATTTAACTGCTCAGTGCATATTGGCCTGAACTGCGCTGTTTTAATAGCtaaataaacatgcaaatgGAGGTTTCTACGCTAAAGCTTTGAGCTACATGCCACATATCCCTGcatagcataaaaaaaaaatccacaatagAACAtcttttggagaaaaaaaaaacaaaaaaaaaaaacacagctgccACTGAGAAGATGCTACAATTCTGCTGTATGAAAATACTCTCTTAATCAAAATATCTCATAAATGCAAGATGAGGTTATGAAAAGCCTCTTGCAAACAACCAAAAgggaataaaaagaaaattttgCCTCCTTTCTGCCaaagttacacacacacacatctggaaATAATCTAATAAATCCATTCATTACCAACTTTATACATTCATTaatttcaaaagaactgcaagatgctattttgaaaaaaaaaaaaaagccttctCACCAACCTttaaatgaagaagaaaaaaaagaaaccaaaCAGATTCTTTTGACAAATCATTTAACATAGTTGTACATATAAATGTGAGGATCTGCTAATGTATAATGACTGCGTTGTGGTGAATTTTTGTATCAGCTTTCACGTAGTAGTCTGACATCTTTCACATTATGCCAGTTTTGGCATGCCTGTTTAAGTTAGCAATGtctaatataatatagtttcagaattatatataaaaaaatttcacAAATTTAGTCTCTGTTTGAAACCATAATTTACATGTAAATTTCTTTATGAATTCCAAATTTACATTTATCTGTGACTACTAATGAAACTACAAAAAGCACCAATattaatgcagattttttttctcaggtaGTTTAGTGCAATGGTTCATGTTGACACCTGAATCCTGAGCTCTGCAATATTTCCATGGATGCTGGTTTCTCTAGCTGCCTCAGACTGAATATGAAGAGAATTTGAAATGCTTCTCATCAATAAATCCATACCAATGATTCTTTCACAGAATCCAGTAGCACCAATATGCTGTGGATTCAAAATCCTGTGTTTAGTCTTTGGGAATACTTTAACATAGCAATGACATATTAATCTAAGACAGAGACGATATATATTAAGGCACTTGGGTTCAACAGGTTTTGTTCTAGGGTTTGTGTGTAAATTCTCAACTAATGATACAAGTATGCTTCATTTTCACTCTAGTTTCACCATTaactttgtttattgttttctaTCAAACAGGAACTTTTCtctgaatgttttgtttttattcttgcATGTCTCAACTGGAATGTGTATGGTCATTTATAAAGAGGGTATAAccaccccaaaaatgaacaatgaATGCAAAAAAGAGAGCAAAATACTGACAGcgactaaaaacaaaaaatactgtgGAGGTGGACAAGATGAGGAAAGTTATGAGCAGAAAAGGTTACTGGTTTGTGCAAAAGCAGATGCAAAAGTCTGGTTCAGTTTCTCCAACTGCCCTAGAAAAagcaaatggaaaagtcagtcCAATTATCACTGAATCAACATGGAAATATTAACAGACATTGCAATATTAGGTATTCTCAGATCAATAAACAAACGTTAAATGAATTTTCCCCATTACATGACATAAGTCCATAAAGTCTGCCAACTGTATGCCTTTACCTGCTCTCTAATGGTGCTTCCTAATGGGCTTCAGAGCCTTCGCCGGGCTGAGGCGCCTCTGCCTCACAGTCAGGGTTCAAAGAGTGAAACTCTGCCACATACAAGCTCTTATCAATGCTGCCGGGAATGGGCTTTATGTCCGTCATCAGCTGGTCCTCAATGGTCTTCAGGTTAAAGCGGTCCTCAGCGGTAATGAGATTGATTGCCAAACCCAAATGTCCAAACCTGCCTACAAATTAAACACAGGGACCATATAATGATACattatacatattataaaaGTGTAAactatttaatataaaagtGTAAAGTCTAAATAATGTAATCCACCACATCCGTGTTGTTTGTTAACTTCACCTGAGCGTCCGATGCGATGCAGGTATGTTTCCGCATTCCTGGGAAAGTCAAAGTTGATGACCACATTTACTGCCTGGATATCGATGCCTCTAGTGAATAAATCTGTTTCAAGAGCATAAACTCACTTAGTTAGAAACACCTtgacaaaaacatacatttttttttttttttacagttgagGTTATTATGCaattacacaaaaaaaagagGTAAGATACCATATTATGTACTACACTCACCTGTGCAAACAAGGTTCCTGCAAAGCCCGTTTCTGAAGTCGTGGAAAACACGGTTTCTGTATTCCTGCCATATGAATGAAATGACGCACAACATGTTTGCAGTCACAAGTTTCAAATATTTGACTGAAATTAGTAAATCATACTGAACAGATTTTAACTGCACTGCAACTGACAACAGCAAAATACATACAGTACCTGCATCATCTTTGCATGAATGTAGAAGCAGGAGTAGCCCAGCTGTGTGATCTTCTTGGCCAAAAGCTCCACTCGCTGAGTAGAGTTACAAAAGATGATGGACTGATTTATCTGCAGCTGTGGAGAGAAAAAGTGCTTGGGTCATGTCAACTGTAGAAACAATgccattttttataattcacaaAAGAGCCGAATCTAATGCATAAAAGgactagttcacccaaaaatgaaaatttgctgaaaattgacTCTCCCTCAGTCCATCCAAGATGCAGATAATTTCTTTCACTtgaacagattttgagaaatttaatattacatcacttgtttaccaatggatcctctgcagtgaatgggtgccgtcagaatgagagtccaaacagctgataaaaacatcattaattgatggactggagtcgcgtggattattgtgatgtcttgtgaagtgaaaagattTTGGCTGAAGTCCTCTATTTATAACTTTGCATCCTCCAGCGAAAAAACCCCCCCCCAAACTTAGGAGAGATATGAGATATGTTGTATATAACTTAATTTACAAGACTGAAAACAGCTgaatgaaggttttttttttttttacaaacatacagcttttcacttctcaagacattaataaatggactggagtcatatCGCTTAATTATTACTGGATTATTTTGATGcgtttatcagctgtttaaactctcattcactgcagaggatcaatTTGGTGAGAAAGTGCtaaatgtaatgctaaatttctacaaatcttttctgatgaagaaacaaactcatctaggTCTTGGCTAGCCTGAGGAATTCATCATTGTTGTGACACGAAATTTTACCTGCcctaaatataacttttttttaaatgtcctaAACAGAAATTGACTCTTTACCCTGGAGAACAGTGTGTTAAGGCAGTGgactttctgtctttctgtgaCATAAGCATAGTACTGCGTAATGCCTTTTAGGGTCAGTTCCTCCATCAGATTAATCTCATAGGGCTTCTGCAGGTGCTTTGCCTGAAGAGATACAAAGTGTTATAAATGTCAAATCTGCAGATGTAGAAAGAGACAGATGAGCACAATGAAAGCATAAATGTGTTCAAAATCTAACCATAAACTTCTGTACGCTGATGGGGAATGTGGCTGAATAAAGCAGAATCTGTCTGTTCTTTGAAAGGAAACCAATGATCTCCTCAATAATAACCACGAAGTCCTGAGAGAGCAGCTTATCAGCCTATATTAAAACAAGCAATGAAGTTTAAACTTAAAACAGTGGTATTGATAACATATAAACACCTAAATAACTCTGTCAAGATGTTCAGTTGTGACAGAGTGCAACAGGgtataatcattttattaattataattgtattcATATTCTGACAGGTATGAACAGTTAGCATGTGCAATACTCACTTCATCCATAACCATCATTTGAACTTTATCCACTTTGGCTATGCCCttttttatcaagtccaaaatTCTGCCAGGTGTTGCTATAACAACAtgaactgcaaaaaataaaaaacgtttTGAACAACATGCTTTTACTGCAGAAGATGATCACACTGTAATCTCTTTATGAGTAGGTGATCACTGAACATTACCCTCCTCATCCAGGCGCATGATATCATCTCGTAGGTTGGTCCCACCTGTGGTTGCCATGACCTTGACACCCAGGTGCTTGCTGATCTGAATACTGATCTGACTGACCTGCAGAGCCAGTTCACGAGTGGGAACTATCACAATGGCTGCAGGTAAACACAGAAAGATagtacagcaaaaaaaaaaggggtgGGGCATAAGAGGTACATCTTGTGTAAACTGTTTTGGGAGAGAGATACCTTGGATATGATCCTTTTTTATGTCAATTCTCTCCAGAAGGGGGATCAGGTATGCACCACTCTTTCCGGTCCCGTTTTTGGCACGAGCCAGTATATCGCGGCCAGAAAGGGCAATAGGAATACTCTCctcctaaaattaaaataaaaaataaaatctaaggaatagtttacccaaaaacaaaaatttgctgaaaatgtactcatcctcaggtcATCCGAGATAAAGATGAATTTGTTaacttcatcagaacagatttggggaaatttagcattacatcatatgcagtgaatgggtgccatcaaaaTGAGATTAAatcacatcacaataatccacaaataatccacatgactccagttcattaattaacatcttgtgaggagaaaagctgcatgtttgcaaGTAACAAATTTCATtgaggcattttaactttaaattgtcgcttctggccaaaatacgagtacacaatacaaaaaaattcaTCCCGTTGTCCTCTCGCATCAAACtccactgacatatttgtttagaaccaTTTTGGACTGTTTGCGCTTGTATCAGGTGCttgatttgtgcatatttctctacTGATTCATACAAGATGACTTTTCCACCACTGTAGCAACAATACGGCTCTATTACTATAATGTGGCTTTTATGCCACTAtaggaagcaacagtttgaagttaaaaacatcttgaagggacagtttattacaaacattcagcttttcacttcacaacacATTAACTGAttgactggagtcatgtggattactgttatgtttttaatcagctgtttgaactcttattctgatggcacccattcactgcagaggatccattggtgagcaggtgatgtaatgctaaatttctccaaatctgttctgatgaagaaataaactcatctaaATCTTTGATGGTCTGAGGGCGAGTACATTTTcttcaaatgttcatttttgggtgaactattcctttaagcataAACACTGAGGATACCCATGTTGCTCAGAAAGACTTGTAACTTGTCTATGTTTTGAATTTCTTGCATCTATTACCTGAATGGGGGAGGGCTTTTCCCAGCCCATCTCAAAAATTCCCATCAGCAGCTCTCTTTTTAGACAGTAGTCCTCAAACTCATTCCCTTTGGTTGCAGTCACATCCTTGTGATAAAGAAAGAGTATGAAATTGATGGATCATAAGGAGATCTGTACTTATACtttacaaaatgaaaaacaaccataaaatattaatcagatGCATGTTTATATATGAATTCTACATTGTGTTATGGTGAAAAATCATGACATCCTTATAATGACATTACATTAGTTGGGGATGCAGTTTgtgctattttaaaaaaagtgaagGTTTAAAACATTTCACTGAAAGACTTACAGAAGTTTTGACTCTATTGTCCTTATCAGGGAGCTGTAGGCTTTTTTTCCAGTCATCACCAAACCTGTGTgtcaatatattaatatatatactactgttcaaatgtttggggtcagtaatatttttaagaaagaaattaatatttttattcagtaaggactTATTAAAACGACCGTAATAttaaagtgagagtaaagacaaCTCACCTGATACCAGGTCCTTCCTGAGATGCATTGGCTGGTTTCTGGGTCCCCATGGGCTCCTTTCCAGGCTGAGCACTCACAGTTTGGGGTCCTAATTGAGTGGGGGCTTTAGGCTGTCCTATAAGCTGTCTGTTGTGTGTGTTCAATCCCATAACAGCTGGGCCAGTGTtctccatctttgttgccattTAAGTTTCTTAAGCTTTTTCACTTCTTCTTCACTTTTTTAAATGCCCTCCTAAGGTCTAATAAGACCTAGTAAACCATTCACAGTGTCCACAAGGTCTCAATAAAAAGTGTCACTAAAGAATCTTACGTGATATTTACAAATTCTACATACAGCTTAGGCTCTATAAACAAGAGCAATGCTGCCACACAAGATATATTACAAGGTCTCTTCTAAAAg
This portion of the Onychostoma macrolepis isolate SWU-2019 chromosome 19, ASM1243209v1, whole genome shotgun sequence genome encodes:
- the tomm40l gene encoding mitochondrial import receptor subunit TOM40B codes for the protein MGSVLAASAPSPPAPGPGGPGLVSVPPGFTMPSVSPVSVPGSSSSGHQETEPPLSNPGGFEECHRKCKEVFPMQMEGVRLTVNKGLSNHFQVNHTVLLSTLGDSSYRFGATYVGTKQTGPAEAFPVMVGDMDNTGSLNAQIIHQITDRVRSKFVFQTQQQKFVNWQGDAEFKGEDFTAAVTFGNPDVLVGSGIVVAHYLQSVTPSLALGGELMYHRRPGEEVTVMSLAGRYTGSNFIATLTLGGAGAHGSYYHKANDQLQVGVEFEASTRTQDTSVSFGYQLDVPKADLVFKGSIDSNWVVGATLEKKLLPLPLSLALCAFLNHRKSKFQCGFGITIG
- the LOC131526393 gene encoding probable ATP-dependent RNA helicase ddx6; this translates as MATKMENTGPAVMGLNTHNRQLIGQPKAPTQLGPQTVSAQPGKEPMGTQKPANASQEGPGIRFGDDWKKSLQLPDKDNRVKTSDVTATKGNEFEDYCLKRELLMGIFEMGWEKPSPIQEESIPIALSGRDILARAKNGTGKSGAYLIPLLERIDIKKDHIQAIVIVPTRELALQVSQISIQISKHLGVKVMATTGGTNLRDDIMRLDEEVHVVIATPGRILDLIKKGIAKVDKVQMMVMDEADKLLSQDFVVIIEEIIGFLSKNRQILLYSATFPISVQKFMAKHLQKPYEINLMEELTLKGITQYYAYVTERQKVHCLNTLFSRLQINQSIIFCNSTQRVELLAKKITQLGYSCFYIHAKMMQEYRNRVFHDFRNGLCRNLVCTDLFTRGIDIQAVNVVINFDFPRNAETYLHRIGRSGRFGHLGLAINLITAEDRFNLKTIEDQLMTDIKPIPGSIDKSLYVAEFHSLNPDCEAEAPQPGEGSEAH